From Micromonospora sp. NBC_01699, a single genomic window includes:
- a CDS encoding enolase C-terminal domain-like protein — protein MTEAELPVLPETQAPWPARDGVRITRVRAIVTAPEGPPLVVVRIDTNEPGLYGLGCATFTQRFAAVVATIEQHVAPMLIGRHPADIEDIFRMVHFSSYWRNGPVTNNALAGVDLALWDIAGKRAGMPVYELLGGRVRTAAQCYSHAGGSTVTETLDQARELMAAGYRHIRLQVGQPGLGAYGAAGVGGGYPGQPYPDGWDVQQYLRTTPALFAAARTELGEEVELLHDVHSRLTPKQVVLLARALEPYRLFFLEDVIAPEEYDRLPQIRAESPVPIAVGEQVSSVADAARLVLGGGVDLLRLHITAVGGLTPTRKLVALCELTGVKTAWHAPADVSPIGAAANVALDVTTPAFGIQEGHEYNEAAREVFPGTLVARNGYLYPNDAPGWGIELDERLAANYPPVTHLHERWSARVRRPDGGIEAP, from the coding sequence ATGACCGAGGCCGAACTGCCCGTACTGCCCGAGACCCAGGCGCCCTGGCCGGCCCGGGACGGCGTGCGGATCACCCGGGTACGGGCGATCGTCACCGCGCCCGAGGGGCCGCCGCTGGTGGTGGTCCGGATCGACACCAACGAACCCGGCCTGTACGGGCTCGGCTGCGCCACCTTCACCCAGCGGTTCGCCGCCGTGGTCGCGACCATCGAGCAGCACGTGGCGCCGATGCTGATCGGTCGGCACCCGGCCGACATCGAGGACATCTTCCGGATGGTCCACTTCTCGTCGTACTGGCGTAACGGGCCGGTGACCAACAACGCGCTGGCTGGGGTGGACCTGGCGCTGTGGGACATCGCCGGCAAGCGGGCCGGGATGCCGGTCTACGAACTGCTCGGCGGGCGGGTCCGCACCGCCGCCCAGTGTTACAGCCACGCGGGCGGGTCGACCGTGACCGAGACCCTGGACCAGGCGCGGGAGCTCATGGCGGCCGGCTACCGGCACATCCGGCTCCAGGTCGGTCAGCCGGGCCTGGGCGCGTACGGCGCCGCCGGGGTGGGCGGCGGCTACCCGGGGCAGCCGTACCCGGACGGGTGGGACGTGCAGCAGTACCTGCGGACCACCCCGGCGCTGTTCGCCGCCGCCCGTACCGAGTTGGGCGAGGAGGTGGAGCTGCTGCACGACGTACACAGCCGGCTCACGCCGAAGCAGGTGGTGCTGCTGGCCCGCGCGCTGGAACCGTACCGGTTGTTCTTCCTGGAGGACGTGATCGCGCCGGAGGAGTACGACCGGCTGCCGCAGATCCGCGCCGAGTCGCCGGTGCCGATCGCGGTCGGCGAGCAGGTCAGCTCGGTCGCGGACGCCGCCCGGCTGGTCCTCGGCGGCGGGGTGGACCTGCTCCGGCTGCACATCACCGCGGTCGGCGGGCTGACCCCGACCCGCAAGCTGGTGGCGCTCTGCGAGCTGACCGGGGTGAAGACCGCCTGGCACGCGCCGGCCGACGTCTCCCCGATCGGTGCGGCGGCGAACGTGGCCCTCGACGTCACCACGCCCGCGTTCGGTATCCAGGAGGGCCACGAGTACAACGAGGCCGCCCGCGAGGTCTTCCCCGGCACGCTGGTGGCCCGCAACGGTTACCTCTACCCGAACGACGCACCCGGTTGGGGAATCGAGTTGGACGAGCGGCTCGCCGCGAACTACCCGCCAGTCACCCACCTGCACGAACGCTGGTCGGCGCGGGTCCGCCGCCCGGACGGCGGCATCGAGGCGCCGTAG